The following are encoded in a window of Panicum virgatum strain AP13 chromosome 5N, P.virgatum_v5, whole genome shotgun sequence genomic DNA:
- the LOC120673692 gene encoding subtilisin-like protease SBT2.3 isoform X1 — protein sequence MEVARRKEHRAAAAALLFAVVVLGVLAGGAGVRAFEDGTAVYIVTMKQAPVFHRRLNLEKFGSSRVANAGGGGSGGGGGAGDTPSTSVLRRPRHGSAKPMNYGSYLIRLQNLLLKRTLRGEHYIKLYSYHYLVNGFAVVISPQQADKLSRRNEVANVMLDYSVRTATTHTPEFLGLPQGAWVQEGGPQFAGQGVVVGLIDTGIDPTHPSFADDLSTDSYPVPAHYSGICEVTNDFPSGSCNRKLVGARHFAASAITRGVFNASQDLASPSDSDGHGTHTASIAAGNHGIPVVVAGHQFGNASGMAPRAHIAVYKALYKSFGGFAADVVAAIDQAAEDNVDIISLSITPNRRPPGLATFFNPIDMALLSAVKAGIFVVQAAGNTGPSPKSMSSYSPWIFTVGASAHDRVYNNYVVLGNNLTIQGVGLAPGTDGDSMYSLIAAPHALKNNTVSPTEMSLGECQDSSRLDADLIKGKILVCSYSIRFVLGLSSVKQALDTANNVSAAGVIFYLDPFVLGFQLNPTPMRMPGLIIPSSDDSKVFLTYYNDSLVRDETSGRIVRFDAVAKILGGLNPNYGNSAPKVMFYSARGPDPEDNSLSNADILKPNLIAPGSSIWGAWSSLGLDSAEFAGESFAMLSGTSMAAPHVAGLAALIKQKFPSFSPAAIASALSTTTTLSDRQGKPIMAQRTYSNPDSTQSPATAFDMGNGFVNATAALDPGIIFDCGYNDFFSFLCGINGSSPVVTNYTGNSCAASTMTGADLNLPSITIAVLNQTRTITRTVTNVAADESYTVSYSAPYGTVVSVAPAQFVTPSGQKQLVTFVVNATMNSSTASFGSVGFYGDKGHQAIIPFSVISKVVYSS from the exons ATGGAGGTGGCGCGGAGGAAGGAGCACCGGGCGGCTGCCGCCGCGTTGCTGTTCGCGGTGGTGGTTCTCGGGGTGTTGGCGGGTGGCGCCGGCGTCCGCGCCTTCGAGGACGGCACGGCGGTGTACATTGTGACCATGAAGCAGGCGCCGGTGTTCCACAGGCGCCTTAACTTGGAGAAGTTCGGGAGCAGCAGAGTTGCCaatgccggaggaggaggaagcggaggcggaggtggagctgggGACACCCCGAGCACCAGCGTGCTCAGGAGGCCGAG ACACGGTTCAGCCAAGCCTATGAATTATGGCTCATACCTCATTCGCCTTCAAAATTTACTATTGAAGAGGACGCTAAGAGGAGAACACTACATAAAGCTGTACAGCTACCACTACTTGGTTAATGGTTTTGCTGTTGTCATCTCTCCTCAGCAG GCAGACAAGCTATCGAGGAGAAACGAAGTAGCAAATGTGATGTTGGATTACTCAGTTAGGACAGCAACAACTCACACCCCTGAATTTCTTGGACTGCCACAAGGAGCCTGGGTTCAAGAAGGTGGTCCACAATTCGCTGGTCAGGGTGTTGTTGTTGGCCTCATTGACACAGGAATAGATCCAACCCACCCTAGCTTCGCAGATGATCTTTCAACTGATAGTTATCCAGTTCCTGCTCACTACTCGGGCATTTGTGAGGTTACAAATGATTTTCCATCTGGATCCTGCAACAGAAAGCTGGTAGGTGCTCGGCATTTTGCAGCATCTGCAATAACAAGAGGAGTCTTCAATGCTTCTCAAGATCTTGCTTCACCATCTGATAGTGATGGCCATGGGAC GCACACAGCATCCATTGCTGCTGGTAATCACGGAATTCCTGTTGTGGTGGCTGGACATCAATTTGGAAATGCAAGTGGCATGGCTCCTCGTGCGCA CATTGCAGTCTATAAAGCTCTTTACAAAAGCTTTGGAGGTTTTGCTGCTGATGTAGTGGCTGCAATAGATCAG GCAGCTGAAGATAATGTTGACATCATCAGCTTATCCATTACTCCTAATCGGAGACCTCCCGGACTGGCTACATTCTTCAACCCAATAGATATGGCACTTCTGTCAGCTGTAAAAGCTGGCATATTTGTGGTGCAGGCTGCAGGAAATACTGGCCCTTCCCCTAAGAGCATGTCTTCCTACAGCCCTTGGATATTTACTGTAGGAGCTTCTGCCCATGACAGGGTATATAACAACTATGTTGTACTTGGCAACAATTTAACCATTCAAGGAGTCGGACTTGCTC CTGGAACGGATGGTGATAGCATGTACTCTCTAATTGCTGCACCTCATGCACTGAAAAACAATACAGTCAGTCCTACTGAGATGTCGCTCGGGGAGTGCCAAGATTCAAGTCGCCTAGATGCCGATTTGATAAAAGGAAAGATACTAGTGTGCAGCTATTCTATAAGATTTGTACTTGGTCTTTCTTCAGTGAAACAAGCTTTAGATACAGCCAACAATGTCAGTGCTGCAGGAGTTATATTCTATTTGGACCCATTTGTTCTTGGGTTCCAGTTGAACCCAACTCCAATGCGCATGCCGGGACTTATAATACCATCATCTGATGACTCTAAG GTATTTCTCACTTACTACAATGATTCCTTAGTGAGAGATGAGACATCAGGCCGAATTGTCAGATTTGACGCAGTTGCAAAAATATTAGGGGGTCTAAATCCGAATTATGGAAATTCTGCACCGAAAGTAATGTTCTATTCTGCTAGGGGTCCTGATCCTGAGGACAACTCACTGTCAAATGCTGATATCTTGAAACCAAATCTGATAGCACCTGGAAGTTCCATTTGGGGTGCTTGGAGTTCCCTTGGATTGGATTCTGCTGAATTTGCTG GTGAAAGTTTTGCAATGCTCTCGGGCACAAGTATGGCTGCACCACATGTTGCCGGCCTTGCTGCTCTAATAAAGCAGAAGTTTCCTTCTTTTAGCCCAGCAGCTATAGCTTCTGCATTGTCTACGACTACAACTCTTAGTGACAGGCAAGGGAAACCAATCATGGCACAGCGAACATACAGCAACCCAGACTCAACACAATCTCCTGCTACAGCTTTTGATATGGGGAATGGATTTGTCAATGCTACTGCTGCTTTAGACCCGGGGATAATATTTGATTGTG GTTACAATGATTTCTTCTCCTTTCTCTGTGGCATAAATGGGTCCAGCCCAGTAGTGACAAACTACACAGGCAACAGCTGCGCAGCTTCCACCATGACAGGAGCAGATCTAAACCTTCCCTCAATCACCATAGCTGTGCTCAACCAGACAAGAACCATAACTAGAACGGTGACAAATGTGGCGGCTGATGAGAGCTACACGGTCAGCTACAGTGCTCCCTACGGAACCGTGGTCTCCGTGGCACCGGCGCAGTTCGTCACTCCGAGCGGGCAGAAGCAGCTCGTGACCTTTGTTGTGAACGCCACCATGAACAGCTCCACTGCGAGCTTCGGGAGCGTTGGGTTCTACGGTGACAAAGGCCATCAGGCGATCATCCCGTTCTCGGTGATCTCCAAGGTTGTATACAGTTCCTGA
- the LOC120673692 gene encoding subtilisin-like protease SBT2.2 isoform X2: protein MLDYSVRTATTHTPEFLGLPQGAWVQEGGPQFAGQGVVVGLIDTGIDPTHPSFADDLSTDSYPVPAHYSGICEVTNDFPSGSCNRKLVGARHFAASAITRGVFNASQDLASPSDSDGHGTHTASIAAGNHGIPVVVAGHQFGNASGMAPRAHIAVYKALYKSFGGFAADVVAAIDQAAEDNVDIISLSITPNRRPPGLATFFNPIDMALLSAVKAGIFVVQAAGNTGPSPKSMSSYSPWIFTVGASAHDRVYNNYVVLGNNLTIQGVGLAPGTDGDSMYSLIAAPHALKNNTVSPTEMSLGECQDSSRLDADLIKGKILVCSYSIRFVLGLSSVKQALDTANNVSAAGVIFYLDPFVLGFQLNPTPMRMPGLIIPSSDDSKVFLTYYNDSLVRDETSGRIVRFDAVAKILGGLNPNYGNSAPKVMFYSARGPDPEDNSLSNADILKPNLIAPGSSIWGAWSSLGLDSAEFAGESFAMLSGTSMAAPHVAGLAALIKQKFPSFSPAAIASALSTTTTLSDRQGKPIMAQRTYSNPDSTQSPATAFDMGNGFVNATAALDPGIIFDCGYNDFFSFLCGINGSSPVVTNYTGNSCAASTMTGADLNLPSITIAVLNQTRTITRTVTNVAADESYTVSYSAPYGTVVSVAPAQFVTPSGQKQLVTFVVNATMNSSTASFGSVGFYGDKGHQAIIPFSVISKVVYSS, encoded by the exons ATGTTGGATTACTCAGTTAGGACAGCAACAACTCACACCCCTGAATTTCTTGGACTGCCACAAGGAGCCTGGGTTCAAGAAGGTGGTCCACAATTCGCTGGTCAGGGTGTTGTTGTTGGCCTCATTGACACAGGAATAGATCCAACCCACCCTAGCTTCGCAGATGATCTTTCAACTGATAGTTATCCAGTTCCTGCTCACTACTCGGGCATTTGTGAGGTTACAAATGATTTTCCATCTGGATCCTGCAACAGAAAGCTGGTAGGTGCTCGGCATTTTGCAGCATCTGCAATAACAAGAGGAGTCTTCAATGCTTCTCAAGATCTTGCTTCACCATCTGATAGTGATGGCCATGGGAC GCACACAGCATCCATTGCTGCTGGTAATCACGGAATTCCTGTTGTGGTGGCTGGACATCAATTTGGAAATGCAAGTGGCATGGCTCCTCGTGCGCA CATTGCAGTCTATAAAGCTCTTTACAAAAGCTTTGGAGGTTTTGCTGCTGATGTAGTGGCTGCAATAGATCAG GCAGCTGAAGATAATGTTGACATCATCAGCTTATCCATTACTCCTAATCGGAGACCTCCCGGACTGGCTACATTCTTCAACCCAATAGATATGGCACTTCTGTCAGCTGTAAAAGCTGGCATATTTGTGGTGCAGGCTGCAGGAAATACTGGCCCTTCCCCTAAGAGCATGTCTTCCTACAGCCCTTGGATATTTACTGTAGGAGCTTCTGCCCATGACAGGGTATATAACAACTATGTTGTACTTGGCAACAATTTAACCATTCAAGGAGTCGGACTTGCTC CTGGAACGGATGGTGATAGCATGTACTCTCTAATTGCTGCACCTCATGCACTGAAAAACAATACAGTCAGTCCTACTGAGATGTCGCTCGGGGAGTGCCAAGATTCAAGTCGCCTAGATGCCGATTTGATAAAAGGAAAGATACTAGTGTGCAGCTATTCTATAAGATTTGTACTTGGTCTTTCTTCAGTGAAACAAGCTTTAGATACAGCCAACAATGTCAGTGCTGCAGGAGTTATATTCTATTTGGACCCATTTGTTCTTGGGTTCCAGTTGAACCCAACTCCAATGCGCATGCCGGGACTTATAATACCATCATCTGATGACTCTAAG GTATTTCTCACTTACTACAATGATTCCTTAGTGAGAGATGAGACATCAGGCCGAATTGTCAGATTTGACGCAGTTGCAAAAATATTAGGGGGTCTAAATCCGAATTATGGAAATTCTGCACCGAAAGTAATGTTCTATTCTGCTAGGGGTCCTGATCCTGAGGACAACTCACTGTCAAATGCTGATATCTTGAAACCAAATCTGATAGCACCTGGAAGTTCCATTTGGGGTGCTTGGAGTTCCCTTGGATTGGATTCTGCTGAATTTGCTG GTGAAAGTTTTGCAATGCTCTCGGGCACAAGTATGGCTGCACCACATGTTGCCGGCCTTGCTGCTCTAATAAAGCAGAAGTTTCCTTCTTTTAGCCCAGCAGCTATAGCTTCTGCATTGTCTACGACTACAACTCTTAGTGACAGGCAAGGGAAACCAATCATGGCACAGCGAACATACAGCAACCCAGACTCAACACAATCTCCTGCTACAGCTTTTGATATGGGGAATGGATTTGTCAATGCTACTGCTGCTTTAGACCCGGGGATAATATTTGATTGTG GTTACAATGATTTCTTCTCCTTTCTCTGTGGCATAAATGGGTCCAGCCCAGTAGTGACAAACTACACAGGCAACAGCTGCGCAGCTTCCACCATGACAGGAGCAGATCTAAACCTTCCCTCAATCACCATAGCTGTGCTCAACCAGACAAGAACCATAACTAGAACGGTGACAAATGTGGCGGCTGATGAGAGCTACACGGTCAGCTACAGTGCTCCCTACGGAACCGTGGTCTCCGTGGCACCGGCGCAGTTCGTCACTCCGAGCGGGCAGAAGCAGCTCGTGACCTTTGTTGTGAACGCCACCATGAACAGCTCCACTGCGAGCTTCGGGAGCGTTGGGTTCTACGGTGACAAAGGCCATCAGGCGATCATCCCGTTCTCGGTGATCTCCAAGGTTGTATACAGTTCCTGA